The segment ATATAACCccaccaaaacaaacaaaacTATCAAACTAATATCGGAAATCACCTTGagaagaaatagaaaaaaatcatGTCCCATAAAAAATCGGAAATCTTCATGTACAGTGGAGGAAAAAGAGTAAAATATGATATAAAAATATGTATAGAAATTAAAAGGGGAAGAATATTACGTAAAGAAAGCATAAAAGCATCACATGAGGGAACAATTCCATCAAACAGCACGTCAGATCAGTTCACTTTTTATTGTCGCTCAGTGCAATCCAAAGCAAAACCAGCGGCGTAGTTAGTGACAAAAGCCCATAGCCACAACCGCCACATAATAATACAATTAATAGGTAACAGTTCTCAACATCCTTTCATCACATCATTTGTTTGAGACATACATGAACAAACATATGTAATTCCGTATAATTAAGAGGAAGTACCTTGTGGCCAGCATTGATGCATCACAAGAGAAGGAACAGCCGATGAGAGGGCGATCATCTCCAATCTCGCTACACTCCAGGACAAACTCCCCAGCCTGCTTCACGACGAGTTCGGCCTCCGCCTCTAGGTCTTCATCGAAATCCTCGTGGCAGTGTTTGGCCATCTCAATCCTGGCCTTGGCACGGGGCAGCGAGTACTGTGCAATGTCGACACGCGCCTTGAGAAGCTCCTGCGTgcccttggtgaagaaggggtacTGGATCTGCTCCTCCTTGCCGGTGCGTGCAGCGTGGTCGTCCCCCTGCGCGCGGAGGAGACGGTCGACGTGGCCATCAGCCTCGAGCCGGACCATGAGGGCTCGGAGGCGGTCGTGGCGCTCCATTTCGCACTCGCCAAGGCGGCAGAGGCAGGCCCGCACGGCCATGGCGTAGGCGCAGCGCCGCTAGAGGAGCTCCTGCACCGATTGCTGCTCGTGACGCTCCCACGCGGCGCGGTGGTCGTCGGAGACCTTGTAGTCGGCCTCGCCTCCGCCCTCGGCAGAGGAAGTGGCGGCGGCGAGACGGGGATGGGAGCGATTGGCGGGTGGACGGGGACGGAGAGCGAAGTCATGGGAGGAGTGGGGGCCGGGGGccacaaattttttttttaaaaaaattgcttttcctcaatttggtaatattgcaacggaagaaaaacatcaaataaccctagaaagtgatgacataatgttacatatctatttatatttatcttttttataaaatttaaagtccataatttattttattgataaccataacatctatgatattagatagttaatatttatataaatatgtagcttaaagacatatttatttaataataaaaatagaaaatagttaaatcttatctcactctaatattacctcttaatatgcctcattattatattaaaacatgagaagtttgatgttagcattatttttttaatttagattaggattgctatgaaatatgaatcaagcatcacattaaataggctaccattaaatttttataataattggagcaagataactacaattttaattttacagtAAAAAACATAGGCAAGCATTTCCAAAAAAAagtgtactaaaatttgtgatattttttgtttactgcatggatctacatatgtggagctgaacaaaatttgttttataatttttagatttttctatgaattactatgtatttattaattttcagccgatttaaaaaataaaagaaaagttaattggagattttacattgggaaccttagaattttttttattttttttctcttccatCGTAAAGATTTTGAGTAATATGAGATTTTGCATTAGGAATCTtagaatgttttttattttgtttttgccCTTCTAGAAACGTGAACATTGGAGGGAGAAGGCGATCCTAAACCGAACACGGACAGGATCAGGAGCAGAAGAAAGTatttggcaaactgaaattttgGCTTTTTATAGATGGGTATAGatatatgtgccgtaagattcgatgtgataataaatctaaaactttttacaaaatattttgggacctaaggccttgtttagtttgcaaaatttttgggttttggctactgtagcacttttgtttttatttgacaaacattgtccaatcatagagtaactaggctcaaaagattaatctaacaaattacaggtaaactgtgcagttagtttttattttcgtctatatttaatgctctaggcatgtgactaaagatttgatgtgacgggaaatcttgaaaatttttatgaactaaaccaggcctaaacaaggcagtCCGCCTCTTCTTTCCCGACCACATCTACGCTTCATGTTTCCGATCACAAATCCGCAAGAGTCGTGCCTGCAGTCTTCCGCTAGTCTACCTGATTCAACTTGCAAGATGGTCCATGACGACGTGAGGCACGTGAGCTGAGTTCACggccgcccatcggcaatggaGAATCAGTCAATCGATCCCACAACACAGTAAGGCTACGTTCACCTGAaactcctttttttttctattgttGTTTATTCAATTTGTTGGTCATCAATTAATTTGTCTAGTGCTTGGCTTAATACCTTAATAGTGTGTTACATTACATTGAGGTGTTGATCTTAAGAAGATTaataaaatattttagaaaaaaaaagatagacaAATACAGTTGTCTAGATGCAGCCGAAGGCTCCgtaaatccaaagccaaaccaaaCATCGCCTTTTAGCCTTGTTTGGATTGCAGTTTTCATCTCATAGGAATTTCAGCCTTGTTTTGCTGATGTCACGGTCCGTTTGGAATGGAGAATATTACAACTTCCTTTCCCAGAGGAAAGGTTTGCTTCCCTTCTCAAAACATAGGAACCAAAAATTCAATCTGATCTATTGGTTTTTCTTACTATCGCAAAGTCCGAGCCAAAGCGCATGACCAACAACGCAAAGTAGATGTCAAAGGGTTCACGGCGCAATGACAAAAGTCATTGGTTTGGGGCTTCCACTCAGGTTTCAAATCCTGGATGCGACACTTTATTCTGAATTTATTCTAGGATTTTTCGGCGCTATGCATTAAATGGTAGGCGACGTGCCCGTCGACAGCGAGACGCCTGTGGTGACTTCGTGAACTTCAAGATTTACCGACTCAGTCCTTTAaaggtgctcataggggtaggATTTACGTACGTGTGTTCATACGGATGAGTGTGCGTGTGTGTTGAGCGTCTGCGTTGTACTGTgtaatataaaaaaaaacaacgCAAAGTAGATTCTAGTTCACATGAGGTTAGGtgcttttaatattttttttatcatttAGTTTGCACATTCCTATATTTAAAATTCCTATTCCAAACAGCTTGCTGAGTTGCTTTCCTGTATTTTTTTCCAATCCTCTTTTTCACACTCTATTTTGCACCATTTCTTTCCTGTATTTTTTCCAACTCTCTGTTTCCACACTCTATTCCTATTTCCTTCCTCTATTTTCGCACCATTTCTATATTTTCAGTTCCTCTATTCTAAACCGGCATAGCATTGTTCGGAATGGAGGAAGTTCATAGGAATGCCAAACCTGTGTTTTGCTATACGTTTGGTAGAGAATCGGCAAAGAACTTCCCATAGGAACGGTGGAGAAGCATGCACTTTTGCAGGAAACCAAAATGAGCTCCAAGTCGCTCATCTTAGCTGGCTCTCTGAACATGCTTATATTGCTAATTGAACCTTCACAGCGACGCAACGTTGACATTTCCTGCTTCAGCCTGCAGCTCGTATCCATGGCACACGAAATAAAAGTTTTACGTTAGTAGGTATTTCTTTCGTCCCAAAAATATATGTTATTTTCGCTTTTCTATAAATAActttaataaaatatatattaaaaatgttAATATTCATGGTACATACAGAGTAATTAGTATCAATAGAgagaatttttattttaattatttaataaatttatttgaaaatataaatgttGCATGTATTTTGTACAACTCAAATCAAACCGGCACATAAACCAAAAAGGCAAAAACGATAGGGCAGAGAGAGTATAGAGTAGTATGGCTTTCTCTCTCTAGCTTTGTGCTATGTTCTGAACCAGTCTATATTCGCTTAAGTATTCAATTAGTATAAAAAGTTAATATTGCAATCAGGTTTCAAAGTTTACTTCTTTTCTTTCATGCAACacctttcttaaaaaaaaacttatatTTTTTCATTCTTTCTTGCCACCACGTTTCTTTCTTATACCTGTGTTTTTCTTCAGTTTTTGTGTTTTTTATTCCTTTTTAAGGATACATTTAAAGTTTGTTTGGTtcttcttgctaaattttaggagACCAAAACTATTGTTGACTTGGTGACTAgtgaaactaaactatttttAGTTTCTTTTGAGTCAGTGTGTTTTAAAGTTTAGCTACTAAAatacttttatttttttgaacttTATGGTACCTTATTTTTTTTCCTCCACCATTGGATTCGTTCACACGCAAAAGAATTTCCTGGCCACTGTCAGCGCTAGATCGCTCCTTGTCATTTCACAGGCCTTGCAGTTCCCCACGACGGACGAACGCAGATTCGTTCCCCAACGGCTACCACGGCCACGCACCACAAAAGTACCAAACCCAAACGGCAGGCGCGTCGGTGCACGGCGCCCCCACGTGGACCCGCGGCATCCGCGCCGCTCCAGGCCTGGGGCCCACCCGGATTCAACGGTCGGATCTCTCGTCCCTATCATTCACCGCTCCGGTTTCAGACAGCAGTTGGTTCTCATCAAAGCTCGCAACCACTTCCGgccccttcccttcccttccggCCGCCTCCCCTCCTCCCCCACCTCCCAAATTGAAATCCACCCGCTCCTCCCCGCCTAGGGTTCCGCTTCCGCTTCCGCCCCCGTCCGTCCGAGCACTACCCAAGCGGCGGCAGCCGGCCCTTCTCGTCGCCCTCGAGACTTCCCTACCGCCGGAAGTCTCAGTTGCACGTTCGGCCGCTCCCCTGCACTGCCGGGCCCGCCCATCGCCTGAGGTAAGCGCCTGCAGTCATGCACTTCTACTGTTCCGGTCGATCGTTGCCCTCGTAGTGCGTGGGCCTCGTCCCCGTGCCGCCGGAGGGCGTGCTCAGGGGTGAGGTCTAGCAGAGCCGCGTACCGCGGAGCGAGCGAGCGGCCTATTCCTTCGACCGGGGCCGAGTTGGTGGCCGGTCGATTTCTCAAGCTAGGGGTAGAGCCGATGTCCAGCCGGTTTCAGATCCACCCGCTTAGGCGGAGCCACCACTAGGGCGAGCTAGGGCGCCGCGCTAGGTCCCCATGGCCGGGCACCCTATCCCTCCGCAGCTGGCAAGTGGCGAGGCCGAGGAGGCGAGGACGATGCTGTCGCCGGCCGCGGTGAAGACGCGGACGCACCTCGCGCACGCAGCGAGCCAACCTCATCCGCGTTGGGCCTCGATTGGACTGGGCCGCGGCCGTCCCTGGCCAGCCTAGGCCAGGCGCAGATGGGGAACCGGCGACTCCCGTCTCCCCGCGCACCGCTCGCCGCCTGCCCACCTCGTCTGCCCCTTCCCCCTCCCGCCAACCGCCTCGCCCTCGCCGCCGGGCGCTCCTAGGCGGCCAGGCGCCAGCGCTCAGCGCCTCAGCCGCTGGCCAGCCCATACGTGGCCACGCCGCCAGGCCCCAGTCCCCAGCCGCTTGGCCACCGGCCAACCACCAGGGCCCAGGCGGCCCTGCAGCTGCATGCTACAGGCTGCTGCAGGGTTTTCAGATTTTGGTTTGGGGGACTTCAGAATTTTGGTCATTTGGTGATGGATGGGAGAGCAGATGAAGCCATTGTGTGTGGGGGAGGAGATGAAGCTGGAGATTAGACAGTAGACACACATTTTCAATTCCACTAAGAAGCGTTGTAAGAAACTAGGTATTGCCAAATTTGTGCTTGATTATTTGATTTGATTACTTTAGTCAAAATTTTATAGTACAAGTTCGCCCTAGGTCATTTCTCAGGCTGGATTCGCCTCTGTCCACCCACACGGTGTTTCACTACTGTAAACGAGCGTTGATTGTTTGGTCGATCGATTGGCCTCGCATTTCCCCAGACCTAATTTCTGGGCAGGAACATTTCTGAATTCTTAGATAGTCCCATGTTCTAGCACACTGCAGAGCCTGGATGGCCAGGCAGGGGTTTGTGTGGCTCAGGCTGGTGCATGTGCCCACTTGCGCTTGTGGATGTAAGGAGGGAGGGAGCACTTGGCGCTTTTCAGTGCCCATAGTAGTGTCTCATTTTGCTGTGGTCATGATATTATTCACAAAGTTGGCTTGTGGAAGTGGTTCATTACTATATTAACATAATTGTGGAAGCATGGGACTAGGAACGTACTGTTTGTAGAGCCAAATTTCCAACTACATGTTCTTGCCAAAATAGTTTGTTGGGGGCAATTTATTGAAGATGTGGATATGTGCCAGTAATAGCTAGTTGCAGGCGTTACTGAATGCTTCTTTTAATTCTTAGAAGCATTGAATTACTACTGTGGAACTTGTGTGTGCATga is part of the Sorghum bicolor cultivar BTx623 chromosome 10, Sorghum_bicolor_NCBIv3, whole genome shotgun sequence genome and harbors:
- the LOC8069376 gene encoding U4/U6 small nuclear ribonucleoprotein PRP4-like protein, whose amino-acid sequence is MAVRACLCRLGECEMERHDRLRALMVRLEADGHVDRLLRAQGDDHAARTGKEEQIQYPFFTKGTQELLKARVDIAQYSLPRAKARIEMAKHCHEDFDEDLEAEAELVVKQAGEFVLECSEIGDDRPLIGCSFSCDASMLATRLIGLIYSSWECPTLPYWVVRL